A genome region from Leptodactylus fuscus isolate aLepFus1 chromosome 6, aLepFus1.hap2, whole genome shotgun sequence includes the following:
- the STMN3 gene encoding stathmin-3: protein MVSTVSAYKEKMKELSMLSLICSCFYSQPHPKTIYEYEDMEVKQLNKRASGQSFEVILKSPSDLSPDGPPLAISPRKREVSLEELQKRLEAAEERRKTQEAQVLKQLAEKREHEKDVLHRAIEDNNNFSRMAEEKLNYKMELSKEIRDAHLAALRERLREKELHAAEVRRNKEQREEMSG from the exons CCTACAAAGAGAAGATGAAGGAGCTGTCGATGTTATCTCTGATTTGCTCCTGCTTTTACTCGCAGCCTCATCCCAAGACAATCTATGAGTATGAAG ACATGGAGGTTAAGCAGCTCAATAAGAGGGCGTCAGGTCAGAGTTTTGAGGTGATCTTGAAATCTCCTTCAGACTTGTCTCCAGATGGTCCTCCACTGGCCATCTCTCCCAGGAAAAGGGAGGTTTCCTTGGAAGAATTGCAGAAGAGGCTGGAGGCTGCTGAGGAGCGGAGGAAG ACTCAGGAAGCTCAGGTGCTGAAACAGCTTGCTGAAAAACGGGAACATGAGAAGGATGTTCTGCACAGGGCAATAGAAGATAATAACAACTTCAGCCGAATGGCTGAGGAAAAACTCAATTACAAGATGGAGCTGAGCAAGGAGATACGTGATGCCCACTTGGCAGCTCTCAGGGAGCGTCTCCGTGAAAAG GAACTTCATGCAGCAGAGGTCCGCAGGAACAAGGAGCAGCGGGAGGAGATGTCCGGATAG